A single Methylomonas sp. AM2-LC DNA region contains:
- a CDS encoding fused MFS/spermidine synthase — protein MSPSSASNFGRSSLFVTVFLTGASVMVIELLGTRMLAPFYGTSLYVWSSLISVTMIALALGYYIGGRWADSAKRTGLALIIAMAGLLTLMIPWLTRPILLATDPLGLRAGAFASALILFSPSLTLLGMVGPFAIKIATSRIENIGNSVGSFYAISTLGSVVGTMLLGFFLFPMLGSREILVGTGILLFVLAFIVALLERNKLGTSVAITPIAILIALGLSIMPKIVGAGHVFKGGSNFQIQSEHESLYGWVRVIDQPAKDLRLLTSDASAIGATSIATGGNRLTYQDIVGLIPAIKPNMKRALVIGLGVGHMAKVLYERYGIVTDTLEIDPAVSDAATQYFGFKPTGKAIIGDARYEIRHLSGPYDLIIHDCFTGGSEPSHLLTVETLKQLQSLLTEQGILSLNFVAFSQGDKQASLASVAKTIAAVYPHQTTFISEPGKDFNDFIFLASDQVLDLEAKSLQPAQVNWLKDRVFAVDQSKGMVLTDNFNPLEHMQTQKAEHYRNMIVELLGPRLLVR, from the coding sequence ATGAGTCCTTCATCGGCATCAAATTTTGGGCGTAGCAGTTTGTTTGTGACGGTCTTTCTCACCGGGGCTTCGGTAATGGTTATCGAATTGTTAGGCACACGCATGCTTGCGCCTTTTTATGGAACCAGTCTGTACGTCTGGTCGTCACTGATTTCTGTAACCATGATTGCACTTGCCTTAGGTTATTACATAGGTGGCAGGTGGGCTGATAGTGCAAAACGGACTGGCTTGGCTTTAATTATTGCTATGGCAGGCTTGTTAACCTTAATGATACCTTGGTTAACCCGGCCCATTTTATTAGCGACCGATCCACTCGGTTTGCGCGCCGGTGCCTTTGCCAGTGCGCTTATCCTATTTTCGCCAAGTCTTACCTTGTTGGGCATGGTCGGCCCTTTTGCTATCAAAATTGCTACTTCACGTATTGAAAATATTGGTAATAGTGTGGGGTCGTTTTATGCGATCAGTACCTTGGGTAGTGTGGTTGGTACTATGTTATTGGGTTTTTTCCTGTTTCCCATGTTAGGTTCGCGAGAAATTTTAGTGGGTACCGGTATTTTGTTGTTTGTTCTGGCTTTTATCGTGGCCCTGTTAGAGCGCAACAAATTAGGCACCTCTGTGGCAATTACCCCCATTGCTATATTGATTGCGCTTGGCTTGAGTATCATGCCAAAAATTGTCGGTGCCGGCCATGTATTTAAAGGCGGCAGTAACTTTCAAATACAGTCAGAACACGAAAGTTTGTACGGGTGGGTGCGTGTTATTGATCAACCCGCAAAAGACTTGCGTTTATTAACCTCTGATGCTTCGGCTATTGGCGCAACCAGTATCGCCACGGGTGGGAACCGTTTAACTTATCAGGATATCGTGGGTTTGATTCCGGCCATTAAACCTAATATGAAACGCGCTTTAGTTATTGGCTTGGGAGTAGGTCACATGGCGAAAGTTTTGTATGAACGTTACGGTATTGTGACCGATACCTTAGAAATCGATCCTGCTGTTTCAGATGCGGCAACCCAATATTTTGGCTTTAAGCCAACCGGAAAAGCCATCATTGGCGATGCTCGCTATGAAATACGCCATTTAAGTGGTCCTTATGACTTAATTATTCACGATTGTTTTACCGGTGGTTCAGAACCCAGTCATTTACTTACCGTCGAAACTTTAAAACAATTACAGTCACTGTTAACAGAGCAAGGCATCTTGTCACTTAATTTTGTGGCATTTTCACAGGGCGATAAACAAGCTTCACTGGCATCAGTGGCAAAAACCATTGCGGCCGTTTACCCCCATCAAACCACTTTTATTTCAGAACCGGGCAAAGATTTTAACGATTTTATTTTTCTGGCTTCTGATCAAGTATTAGATTTGGAAGCAAAATCCTTGCAACCGGCACAAGTTAATTGGCTGAAAGATAGGGTTTTTGCAGTTGATCAATCTAAGGGTATGGTTTTAACCGATAACTTTAATCCGTTGGAACATATGCAAACCCAAAAAGCCGAGCATTACCGGAATATGATCGTTGAACTATTAGGTCCACGGCTTTTGGTGCGTTAA
- a CDS encoding DUF3570 domain-containing protein, producing the protein MNNSLRLGPLLAKPVLANHKTLKKFTASALALPGIFMAVSCLADDETEFQYSHYQETKRNLYGQAANNSNPIEVDSLNGAAKFNLNDRTRFGFNFTQDTWGGATPISTAPFSVGLNHVAITNHIAAGASPYIQALGGAHIDLNTGKVVKAFGDPNPDTGIQPYIKDTQLVQTIASASPETRKQGDFKLSYDWDESQLDIGGGISLERDYTSRYGNIGGRWDVNQKLTSLNYGLSYTNSDTNALMNHDSQSYIFSDYYQGTGQMKSISTAAGTEQRLQSNRQDFAGNLGFSQILNKDAVFQTNLGFSQSSGYLANPYKVVETFFIDRGAIHPPGYCDFNLCDTPPNVVAAVGYAYLEKRPDVRNQWTVSSRYVQYIKPLDAALHFEYSFSSDDWGIKAHTFSSDWVQPLGGGWSVTPKVRYYSQDAASFYTPYLFVNQVDAGEKANSLKLPANYSSDQRLSAFGTLSGGISVSKQFAKGITFETGFEYYTHAGSLKLGGGGEGDYANYRYYVANASLKLNMSAIASAAKAVSSMAEGSIPDMAEDRSQNEIDVLDPHRYHRSSGHQHGAPIPAGVMFGHMLHKPGEFMLGYRYMYSTEAGNMLHGTNTIPDSTIVSQACGAVRSANCYLTPNNMNMHMHMLDLMYAPTDWLNLMLMPQFVDMNMGMRGLAGAPTPTSLLENHIEHHIQAGHSTGGVGDTGLYSLFKLYSGQGQHINLTLGATAPTGDVGIKLLRNHQADSGYIHYGMQLGSGTWDFKPSLTYTGQLDDWSWGAQISGTKRLQSMNSSGFAFGDIFQSTAWGSYSLFDWLSASVRGVYTSQGAVRNQFNGLSDQLGPMDFPRNYGGRYWDLGLGINASVIGGSLAGNKLSFEWLQPISTDVNGYQLDRNGALSATWGYAF; encoded by the coding sequence ATGAATAATTCTCTGCGGCTGGGGCCATTATTGGCTAAACCCGTGTTAGCCAATCACAAAACTTTAAAAAAATTTACTGCGTCGGCATTGGCTTTACCCGGCATATTTATGGCAGTTTCTTGTCTTGCCGATGATGAAACAGAGTTTCAATACAGTCATTATCAGGAAACTAAACGAAATTTATACGGCCAAGCAGCCAATAATAGCAATCCTATTGAAGTGGATAGTTTGAATGGGGCTGCTAAATTTAATTTGAATGATCGTACTCGCTTTGGTTTTAATTTTACTCAGGATACTTGGGGCGGTGCTACGCCAATCAGTACAGCGCCATTTAGTGTGGGGCTTAATCATGTAGCAATCACTAATCATATTGCTGCAGGGGCTTCACCGTACATACAGGCATTGGGTGGTGCGCATATCGACCTAAATACGGGTAAGGTTGTTAAAGCCTTTGGCGATCCGAATCCAGATACCGGCATACAACCGTATATTAAAGATACGCAACTGGTGCAGACCATTGCTTCTGCATCGCCTGAAACACGCAAACAAGGCGATTTTAAACTCAGTTACGACTGGGATGAATCGCAACTGGATATCGGTGGCGGTATCTCTCTGGAGCGCGATTATACATCGCGTTATGGCAATATTGGTGGACGTTGGGATGTTAATCAAAAATTAACCAGCCTTAATTATGGTCTTAGTTATACCAATAGCGATACCAATGCCTTAATGAATCATGATAGTCAATCGTATATCTTTTCCGATTATTATCAGGGTACGGGGCAAATGAAATCCATATCCACTGCGGCCGGTACCGAACAGCGCCTGCAAAGTAATCGCCAGGATTTTGCTGGCAATCTAGGTTTTTCACAAATTCTGAATAAAGATGCCGTTTTCCAGACAAATTTGGGATTTAGTCAGTCCAGTGGCTACTTGGCAAACCCATATAAAGTTGTGGAAACATTTTTCATCGATAGAGGGGCTATTCATCCACCTGGATATTGTGATTTTAATCTATGTGATACCCCGCCCAATGTTGTAGCGGCGGTTGGTTACGCTTATCTGGAAAAGCGCCCTGATGTGCGCAATCAGTGGACAGTTAGTAGCCGTTATGTGCAATATATTAAGCCGCTGGATGCTGCTTTGCATTTTGAATATAGTTTTTCCAGTGATGATTGGGGTATTAAAGCCCATACCTTTTCTTCTGATTGGGTGCAGCCTTTAGGGGGTGGGTGGAGTGTCACACCTAAGGTGCGATATTACTCTCAGGATGCAGCCAGCTTTTATACCCCTTATCTATTTGTAAATCAGGTTGATGCTGGTGAGAAAGCAAACAGTCTTAAATTGCCTGCAAATTACTCCAGTGATCAGAGGCTTTCAGCATTTGGTACTTTAAGTGGTGGTATATCAGTAAGTAAACAATTTGCTAAAGGCATAACTTTCGAGACAGGATTTGAATATTACACCCATGCTGGGTCTCTAAAACTGGGTGGCGGTGGAGAGGGTGATTATGCCAATTATCGTTATTATGTCGCCAATGCTTCTTTAAAGTTAAATATGTCCGCAATTGCCTCAGCAGCCAAGGCGGTGAGCTCTATGGCAGAAGGTTCAATTCCGGATATGGCAGAAGACAGGTCGCAAAACGAAATAGATGTGCTTGATCCACATCGCTACCATCGCTCATCGGGCCATCAGCATGGAGCGCCTATCCCGGCAGGGGTGATGTTTGGGCATATGCTGCATAAGCCCGGTGAGTTTATGCTGGGCTATCGTTACATGTATAGCACTGAAGCGGGCAATATGCTGCATGGCACAAATACTATTCCAGATAGCACCATAGTCAGCCAGGCTTGTGGGGCGGTGCGTAGTGCAAATTGTTACCTGACGCCTAATAATATGAATATGCATATGCATATGCTGGATTTAATGTATGCTCCAACCGACTGGTTGAACCTGATGCTGATGCCACAGTTCGTCGATATGAATATGGGCATGCGTGGTTTGGCAGGTGCCCCCACACCAACCAGTTTATTGGAAAATCACATCGAACATCATATACAGGCCGGTCACAGTACCGGTGGCGTTGGCGATACGGGATTATATTCGCTATTCAAGCTATACAGCGGTCAAGGCCAACATATCAATCTGACATTGGGCGCTACCGCCCCAACTGGCGATGTTGGCATCAAATTGTTGCGTAATCATCAAGCTGATAGTGGCTATATACACTATGGCATGCAATTGGGTAGTGGTACCTGGGATTTTAAACCCAGTCTTACTTATACCGGGCAACTGGATGATTGGTCCTGGGGTGCGCAAATTTCAGGCACCAAACGTTTACAAAGTATGAATTCCTCTGGATTTGCGTTTGGTGATATTTTTCAATCCACAGCTTGGGGCAGTTATTCCTTATTCGATTGGCTTTCGGCGTCGGTACGCGGCGTATATACCTCTCAGGGTGCGGTTAGAAATCAGTTTAACGGTTTAAGTGATCAACTGGGGCCTATGGACTTTCCCAGAAATTACGGTGGCAGATATTGGGATTTGGGTCTGGGTATCAATGCTAGTGTAATCGGTGGTTCGCTGGCGGGAAATAAATTGTCTTTTGAATGGTTGCAACCGATAAGCACCGATGTTAATGGCTATCAATTAGATCGAAATGGGGCGCTGTCTGCCACTTGGGGATATGCGTTTTGA
- a CDS encoding sialidase family protein, which produces MKNLLLKLSFSVFLSCITNLANADQAHREQSIYTAAAFGRHNQLWRISPQQNYMVVDYSTNKGLTFSHPVRVNSEPQNINVWDENTPSISVDKQGKVYVLYSADDKQKSTVFFSQSNDGKHFSDPIKISLQADLNYHYQAEMLVAKQGKVHFLWHDVRDRNEYKQQGGGDLSIYYTSANTHKNIDFLSEFRIAKNICSCCRTAMVLDNHDQALILARFVFPDQIRDLGLIKPDAKIETAETWRVSFDNWKLEGCPTQGPALSISKTGRYHMAWFTLGSRRQGLFYAWSDDQGKTFSNPLSFGNPDKLPARAEVLAIGKKVALIWKEFDGIKTQIMAMHSENQGLNWSAPTQLAETESLSSYPALLDDGHKIYLSWNSMEHGFRLLAID; this is translated from the coding sequence ATGAAAAATTTATTACTAAAGCTTAGTTTTAGTGTTTTTCTCAGTTGTATTACAAACTTGGCTAATGCGGACCAAGCGCATAGAGAACAAAGTATCTATACTGCTGCTGCATTTGGTAGGCACAATCAACTTTGGCGAATATCACCTCAACAAAATTATATGGTTGTGGATTATTCAACTAATAAAGGCCTGACATTTAGCCATCCTGTCCGGGTAAATTCTGAGCCGCAAAATATTAATGTATGGGATGAAAATACACCCTCCATTTCTGTTGATAAACAGGGAAAAGTTTATGTTTTATATTCCGCCGACGACAAACAGAAAAGCACAGTATTTTTCAGTCAGTCAAATGACGGCAAACACTTTAGTGATCCCATAAAAATCAGTTTGCAAGCTGATTTAAATTATCATTACCAAGCAGAAATGCTAGTTGCCAAACAGGGTAAAGTGCATTTTCTTTGGCACGATGTGCGTGACCGAAACGAATATAAACAACAAGGAGGTGGCGATCTGTCTATTTATTACACCTCAGCCAATACCCATAAAAATATCGATTTTCTTTCAGAATTTCGAATTGCTAAAAATATCTGTTCATGCTGTCGAACCGCTATGGTCTTGGACAACCATGATCAAGCTTTAATATTGGCGCGTTTTGTTTTTCCAGACCAAATCCGCGATCTGGGATTAATTAAACCCGATGCAAAAATCGAAACAGCTGAAACCTGGCGGGTCAGTTTTGACAATTGGAAACTTGAAGGATGCCCTACACAAGGCCCCGCCTTATCCATAAGCAAAACAGGGCGCTATCACATGGCATGGTTTACGCTGGGCAGCCGACGGCAAGGCTTGTTTTATGCTTGGTCTGACGATCAGGGCAAAACCTTCTCTAATCCCTTAAGCTTTGGCAACCCAGACAAATTACCCGCCAGAGCAGAGGTACTGGCAATAGGTAAAAAAGTCGCGTTAATCTGGAAAGAGTTTGACGGCATAAAAACGCAGATTATGGCAATGCATTCTGAAAACCAAGGCTTAAACTGGTCAGCACCAACACAGCTGGCAGAAACTGAATCGCTATCAAGTTACCCGGCATTGCTTGATGATGGACACAAAATCTACCTTAGCTGGAACAGCATGGAGCATGGTTTTCGCTTACTAGCCATTGACTAA
- a CDS encoding MxaK protein produces the protein MMTAVQLWGVCRLHRQNQWIAELTSGHDIAVDNLVTAAPEVRLARSMFLRQKQRYNEALDTLSLIVSQGDTELQSLTRYNLGNVYLAQAMVEVEAGRVNQALPLLTLSKQAYRQALTLNSHFWDAKFNLELAMRLLPEFDRISNGQPDDKQAQPSQLWTTLPGFPRGLP, from the coding sequence ATGATGACTGCTGTTCAGTTGTGGGGTGTGTGTCGACTGCATCGTCAAAACCAGTGGATAGCCGAACTGACTAGTGGTCACGACATTGCCGTCGATAATCTGGTTACCGCCGCCCCTGAAGTGCGTTTGGCTCGTTCGATGTTTTTGCGGCAAAAGCAACGCTATAACGAAGCACTGGATACGCTGAGTCTCATCGTTTCACAGGGGGACACAGAATTGCAGTCACTCACTCGCTACAACCTAGGTAATGTCTATTTGGCCCAAGCAATGGTGGAAGTTGAAGCTGGTCGCGTTAATCAGGCTCTCCCGTTACTGACTTTATCCAAGCAGGCATATCGCCAGGCCCTGACTTTGAATAGCCATTTTTGGGATGCTAAATTCAATCTGGAATTGGCGATGCGTTTGCTACCTGAGTTTGATCGAATTAGCAATGGTCAGCCCGATGATAAGCAAGCACAACCCTCGCAGTTATGGACGACGCTACCTGGATTTCCCAGAGGCTTGCCCTGA
- a CDS encoding vWA domain-containing protein has translation MKAILKDFRIGCVVLSMLVLLVMTLYPSHSQKSPIYKVMFIVDITRSMNAEDYQMDDKRISRLEFVKRSLSNLLVRLPCQSQVGLGIFTERRSAILFEPVEVCTGFNELNKSIAALDWRMAWAADSRIASGLLNTLQQLSNKETTLVFISDGQEAPPVNLRYRTDFAEVKGKVKGIIVGAGGLQPVTIPKFNHKGQPSGVYGADDVPQRSSFGEPDLNPEKIEGYDARNAPFGRAAAKGIEHLSALHESYLLQLAAETGLQYHRLQDSDELWHALQIPEFALPTPVEADIRGYYAAAVLILLIVFHF, from the coding sequence TTGAAAGCAATCCTTAAAGATTTTCGCATTGGCTGTGTTGTGTTGTCAATGTTGGTTTTATTGGTTATGACGCTATATCCCAGTCACTCACAAAAGAGTCCGATATATAAGGTGATGTTTATTGTTGATATCACCCGCAGCATGAATGCGGAGGATTATCAAATGGATGATAAGCGTATCAGTCGCTTAGAATTTGTCAAACGTAGTCTTAGTAACTTGTTGGTACGTTTGCCTTGTCAATCACAGGTAGGCTTGGGTATCTTTACCGAACGACGTTCAGCTATTCTGTTTGAGCCAGTGGAAGTTTGTACTGGTTTTAATGAACTTAACAAAAGTATTGCTGCTTTGGATTGGCGCATGGCATGGGCGGCAGATAGCCGTATTGCCAGTGGCTTGCTGAATACCTTACAGCAACTGTCCAATAAGGAAACGACGCTGGTATTTATTAGCGATGGTCAGGAAGCGCCACCAGTCAATTTACGCTATCGTACCGATTTTGCCGAAGTTAAAGGTAAAGTGAAGGGTATCATTGTGGGGGCAGGTGGCTTACAACCAGTCACCATACCTAAATTCAATCATAAAGGTCAGCCTAGCGGCGTTTATGGTGCAGATGATGTTCCCCAGCGCTCTTCATTTGGCGAACCTGATCTCAATCCGGAGAAAATTGAAGGCTACGATGCTAGAAATGCACCTTTCGGTCGGGCTGCTGCCAAGGGAATTGAGCATCTTAGTGCATTGCATGAAAGTTATTTGCTTCAACTTGCCGCCGAAACGGGGTTGCAGTATCACCGCTTACAGGATAGCGACGAATTATGGCATGCCTTGCAAATACCAGAGTTTGCATTACCGACACCCGTTGAGGCAGATATTCGTGGCTATTATGCGGCGGCAGTGCTGATCTTGTTAATCGTGTTTCATTTCTAA
- a CDS encoding HEAT repeat domain-containing protein, translated as MINWILAACGFFLVSAAVNADQEKTTSIRFFSTQVTGAELNLIVYDSNLADVLVVISAKIGIAVHYSVLPAELITASCHASELKQLLNCLLGDQASIVMRYQQDTGSVITPAVTREIWLLQTPVVLGVAKQVPESISNLPRVIDSNTAINHLLEQAKQPEQKAQAISGLALAGEKNDVRVRQLLKEAMTDEKPEVRAQAVFALAKREGDAVQAELSQALLDDSVDVRLMVVDSVGNNTTLLQQAAQDTDPNVRQLANMKLQSFANAN; from the coding sequence TTGATTAATTGGATACTCGCGGCATGTGGTTTTTTTCTGGTTTCTGCTGCTGTTAATGCTGACCAGGAAAAAACCACCAGTATTCGGTTTTTTTCTACTCAAGTGACGGGTGCAGAGTTGAATCTGATTGTTTATGATTCAAATTTAGCCGATGTGCTGGTTGTGATTTCCGCAAAAATCGGAATTGCCGTTCATTATTCAGTGTTGCCTGCTGAGTTGATAACTGCTAGCTGTCATGCCAGTGAATTGAAACAATTGTTGAATTGTTTGCTAGGTGATCAAGCCAGTATTGTTATGCGTTATCAACAGGATACTGGATCTGTTATTACTCCTGCAGTAACCAGGGAAATCTGGTTACTGCAAACGCCTGTTGTATTAGGAGTCGCTAAGCAAGTGCCTGAGTCTATTTCAAATTTACCCAGAGTGATTGATAGCAATACAGCAATCAATCACTTGTTGGAACAGGCAAAACAACCCGAACAAAAAGCACAGGCCATAAGCGGGTTGGCACTGGCGGGTGAAAAGAATGATGTGCGTGTCCGGCAATTATTAAAAGAGGCCATGACAGATGAAAAGCCCGAAGTTAGAGCGCAGGCTGTGTTTGCACTGGCAAAACGAGAAGGGGATGCTGTGCAGGCTGAACTTAGTCAGGCATTGCTGGATGACAGTGTTGATGTGCGTTTAATGGTGGTTGATAGTGTAGGTAACAACACCACTCTATTACAGCAAGCGGCACAAGATACTGATCCGAATGTACGGCAACTGGCAAACATGAAATTACAGTCGTTCGCAAATGCAAATTAA
- a CDS encoding DUF4266 domain-containing protein translates to MPNKKLPLARIFGLLCILLINLTGCTPIQPWERGNLAKPQMALDPDPLLNGMRAHNYSSREAAPGASFGSGGGGCGCN, encoded by the coding sequence ATGCCTAATAAGAAATTACCCTTAGCAAGGATTTTTGGATTGCTCTGTATCCTGTTAATAAATTTAACGGGCTGTACACCTATTCAGCCTTGGGAGCGAGGTAATCTAGCCAAACCACAAATGGCACTTGATCCTGATCCACTTCTTAATGGCATGCGTGCCCATAATTACAGTAGTCGTGAAGCAGCACCTGGCGCTAGTTTTGGTAGCGGTGGTGGTGGTTGTGGCTGTAATTAA
- a CDS encoding DVUA0089 family protein: MKKHHPILFLAAGLYAMLSSSAQAAIAVDLGSLAMNGYTSYTGEIDTANQIDNYTFTISSPETVELYTSSASPFNPFLTLWKVNSDGTDATLLTSNDDRATANFFETNNGKDAQIFSNLVAGTYEISVTESGNFAAGTLLSAGFTNGGQQSANFYSYDINLQASAAVPLPTTVWMFGSALMGLLGVSRKKRFI; the protein is encoded by the coding sequence ATGAAAAAACACCACCCTATTTTATTTTTAGCAGCAGGCTTGTATGCCATGTTGTCCAGTTCGGCCCAAGCTGCGATTGCCGTTGATTTAGGTTCGCTGGCAATGAATGGCTATACGTCGTATACCGGCGAGATTGATACAGCTAATCAGATTGATAATTATACCTTTACTATTTCCAGCCCTGAAACAGTGGAGTTATACACATCCTCAGCCTCACCTTTTAATCCATTTTTGACTTTGTGGAAGGTCAACTCAGATGGAACGGATGCGACTTTACTGACAAGCAATGATGACCGGGCTACTGCTAATTTTTTTGAAACCAATAATGGTAAAGATGCGCAAATTTTTAGCAATTTAGTCGCAGGTACCTATGAAATTTCTGTTACAGAATCAGGTAACTTTGCAGCCGGCACACTTTTATCTGCGGGCTTTACCAATGGTGGACAACAAAGTGCCAATTTTTATAGCTACGATATTAATTTGCAAGCCAGTGCAGCAGTGCCGTTGCCTACTACGGTTTGGATGTTCGGCTCTGCTTTGATGGGTTTATTAGGTGTTTCAAGAAAAAAACGCTTCATTTAA
- a CDS encoding SPFH domain-containing protein, whose amino-acid sequence MGLFDGLKRQFRSVIEWQNPAANALFEQWTDNGDEIKNASTLIVGPGQGCIFVYQGKVQAVFDTEGSYNLKTDNIPFWTTITKVMQFFESEHKVGIYFYRKTVILDQKWGTTSMIKYLDPTYKFPVGLRAFGNYSYRIQSAASFFVNVVGSQAAFTTDDLRKVIVARLSQPLTDFLATSHFGYLEIDANREEIAAGVKEKLELVFAELGFSITDFRIEGTDFDEDTLKRINRIADMTAEAQAAKEVGLDYAHVQQLEAMREAARNEGGGAGMGMGLGAGISFGQNLAQAFNAPPAQAAATTPAPAAPSPVTVAADPMEKLAQLKKLFAAELITEEEYAEKKKAILDLL is encoded by the coding sequence ATGGGACTTTTTGACGGTTTAAAACGCCAGTTTCGATCAGTTATTGAATGGCAAAACCCAGCAGCCAACGCCTTGTTTGAACAATGGACAGACAACGGCGACGAAATCAAAAATGCTTCAACCCTGATAGTGGGGCCCGGACAAGGCTGTATTTTTGTCTATCAGGGTAAAGTTCAAGCCGTTTTCGACACCGAAGGTTCCTATAATCTCAAAACCGATAACATTCCTTTCTGGACCACCATTACAAAAGTAATGCAATTCTTTGAAAGCGAACATAAAGTCGGTATTTATTTTTACAGAAAAACCGTGATACTTGATCAAAAATGGGGTACTACCTCCATGATCAAATACCTGGATCCTACCTATAAATTTCCTGTTGGTTTACGCGCTTTTGGTAATTATAGTTATCGTATCCAGTCTGCGGCTAGTTTTTTTGTTAATGTGGTCGGCAGCCAAGCCGCATTTACCACTGATGATCTGCGCAAGGTCATAGTGGCCCGGCTTAGCCAGCCATTAACGGACTTTCTGGCCACCAGTCATTTTGGTTATCTAGAGATAGATGCCAATCGTGAAGAGATTGCAGCAGGTGTAAAAGAAAAACTGGAGCTGGTCTTTGCGGAACTGGGTTTTAGCATTACCGATTTTCGTATAGAGGGTACCGACTTTGATGAAGATACCTTAAAACGCATTAACCGTATTGCCGATATGACCGCCGAAGCCCAGGCCGCCAAAGAAGTGGGACTGGATTACGCACATGTGCAACAACTGGAAGCCATGCGCGAGGCAGCCAGAAACGAAGGCGGCGGTGCTGGCATGGGTATGGGTTTGGGCGCGGGCATCAGTTTCGGCCAGAATCTGGCTCAGGCATTTAATGCGCCACCCGCCCAAGCAGCCGCCACTACACCAGCACCCGCCGCTCCTTCTCCTGTAACCGTTGCGGCTGATCCTATGGAAAAACTAGCTCAGCTTAAAAAATTGTTTGCCGCAGAACTTATCACAGAGGAAGAATATGCGGAAAAGAAAAAGGCTATTTTAGATTTACTGTAA
- a CDS encoding PQQ-dependent catabolism-associated beta-propeller protein, with translation MINWIKNTVVPIFLVLQGTAIADTVYVTLEKDNSIAVVDGVTGKLSQVVEVGLRPRGIVLSKDKTQLYVAVSEEHTIKRIDIASMTIVGAFPVDKDPKTFAMSPNGDRLYVTNDDDNQLTVIDIPQNKIIKRIPIAKEPEGVSVSPDGHWIITTSESDNVAQWIDANKLDIVDSSKVEMRPRSSLFTPDGQQLWVTSERAADLTVFDVATRRKVKTIRFEIPGITSETVKPVGIRIDSKQRFAYVALGRANRVAVIDADTLQTRAYIPVGQRVWNLEFSNDQKRLYTANGLSGDISIINLENQQDVKSIAVGQYPWGIAVKP, from the coding sequence ATGATTAACTGGATTAAAAATACAGTCGTTCCTATTTTTCTTGTACTACAGGGTACTGCAATTGCCGATACTGTTTATGTTACATTGGAAAAAGACAATTCCATAGCAGTAGTGGATGGTGTTACTGGCAAACTGAGTCAAGTTGTCGAGGTTGGCTTACGGCCGCGTGGCATAGTACTCAGCAAGGATAAGACGCAACTTTATGTTGCTGTTAGTGAAGAACATACCATTAAGCGCATTGATATAGCATCGATGACAATCGTTGGTGCATTCCCAGTCGATAAAGATCCGAAAACCTTCGCCATGTCGCCGAATGGTGATCGACTATATGTCACGAATGATGACGATAACCAGCTTACCGTGATTGATATCCCGCAAAATAAGATTATTAAACGCATACCCATAGCAAAGGAACCCGAAGGTGTTTCAGTCAGTCCAGATGGACACTGGATCATCACTACCAGCGAGTCCGACAATGTTGCGCAGTGGATAGATGCAAATAAGCTCGATATTGTTGATAGTTCTAAGGTAGAAATGCGTCCTCGTTCATCATTATTTACCCCTGACGGTCAGCAATTATGGGTGACATCTGAGAGGGCGGCCGATCTGACCGTGTTTGATGTTGCAACCAGACGAAAAGTCAAAACGATACGCTTTGAAATTCCTGGGATAACATCTGAAACAGTCAAGCCGGTGGGTATACGCATCGATAGCAAACAGCGCTTCGCATATGTTGCCCTGGGGCGTGCAAATCGTGTGGCGGTAATCGATGCCGACACTCTGCAAACACGGGCATACATACCGGTAGGACAACGGGTGTGGAATCTGGAATTTTCAAACGACCAGAAGAGGCTTTATACCGCAAATGGACTCAGTGGTGATATTTCCATTATTAATCTGGAAAATCAACAGGATGTTAAATCCATTGCAGTCGGTCAGTACCCTTGGGGTATTGCTGTTAAACCCTAA